TTAATTATATATTTAATCTTAAATTAATTTTTCTAATTTTACAAACAATTTTTCAAACAAATGTTATGTTTTATATTTTAATTTTCCATTTTTAAATTCTTCATACCTTGCAAGAATATATAATAGATCAGAAAGTCTATTTACATAAGATATAATATTTGAGTCTACTTTTTCTTCTTTACTTAGTTTAACAATTAATCTTTCTGCTCTTCTAGCAATAGTTCTACAAATATCAAGCTTTGCAGATCCAACAGTACTACCTGGTATTACAA
This genomic window from Spirochaetota bacterium contains:
- a CDS encoding ATP:cob(I)alamin adenosyltransferase, yielding VIPGSTVGSAKLDICRTIARRAERLIVKLSKEEKVDSNIISYVNRLSDLLYILARYEEFKNGKLKYKT